The following are from one region of the Melitaea cinxia chromosome 7, ilMelCinx1.1, whole genome shotgun sequence genome:
- the LOC123655378 gene encoding uncharacterized protein LOC123655378 translates to MVSFDVQSLFTCLPVEDCISIVSRKLKENDMPIEYADLLKHCLTSGYMLWNNQFYKQVDGVAMGSPVSPVVADIFMEDFEETALRTSPITPRFYKRYVDDTFTILPSDKVSIFLHHLNSINSKIQFTMELEANKSLAFLDVLVIRNPNNTLSHTVYRKHTHTDRYLNGESHHHPTQLATVGKSLFQRARGICDERHLETELQHVKQVLRDNKLRVPRPHRSERVKPATVERVPAVLPFMKGVTDKIGFILKRASIKTFFKPPKTISQFLPSVKCHIPLQDAGVYKLDCDCGLSYIGQTKRSIKTRVKEHIADLKHRRYTKSAICEHSLDTASHYIRFDKPQILAKEHRFQPRMIREAIEIKKHPNFNREDGWQLPPAWDPIINIIKSKTKHNSPQIKDSIST, encoded by the coding sequence ATGGTTAGTTTTGATGTGCAATCACTCTTTACATGCTTACCGGTTGAAGATTGCATTAGTATTGTGTCAAGAAAGCTGAAGGAAAATGACATGCCGATAGAATATGCTGACCTTCTCAAGCATTGCCTTACATCTGGCTACATGTTGTGGAATAATCAGTTCTACAAGCAAGTAGATGGCGTAGCGATGGGTTCACCAGTATCCCCCGTTGTTGCCGACATATTTATGGAGGACTTCGAGGAAACTGCTCTGCGTACCTCGCCCATAACACCCAGGTTCTACAAACGGTATGTAGATGATACTTTCACAATATTACCATCTGATAAAGTATCCATATTTTTACACCATCTTAACTCCATAAATTCTAAAATTCAATTCACAATGGAGTTGGAGGCAAATAAATCTTTAGCTTTCTTAGATGTATTAGTCATCCGTAATCCCAACAATACCTTAAGCCATACAGTGTATAGAAAGCATACCCATACGGATAGGTACTTAAACGGCGAATCACACCATCATCCTACACAGTTAGCTACCGTgggtaaatctttgtttcagagagcacgagggatctgcgatgagcgacacctggagaccgaacttcaacatgtcaagcaagtactgcgagacaacaagcttcgggtaccgcgtcctcatcgcagtgaacgtgtgaaaccagccaccgtcgaacgagtacctgctgtgctaccttttatgaaaggggtcactgacaagattggcttcatcttaaagcgagcttctataaaaacttttttcaagccgccaaaaacgataagtcaatttttaccatctgtcaagtgtcatatacccttacaagatgcaggagtatacaagcttgattgtgactgtggtctctcttatataggacaaacaaaacgatcgatcaaaactcgcgttaaggaacatatagctgacttaaaacatcgtcgctatactaagtccgcaatctgtgaacacagtctagacacagctagccattatattagattcgataaaccacagatcctcgcaaaagaacaccgattccaaccaaggatgatccgtgaggctattgaaattaaaaaacatccaaatttcaatagagaagatggctggcaattaccacctgcttgggaccccattattaatataattaaatcaaaaaccaagcataattcaccacagattaaagactcaattagcaca